From one Planktothrix agardhii NIES-204 genomic stretch:
- the sucD gene encoding succinyl-CoA synthetase alpha chain, whose translation MNLTPDSKVIIQGTTISPSLTHAAVQMKTYKTRVVACVCPGQGGRELSEIPIFDLVEQVITNVGEIDISVIFVHPYQVLDAALEAMAAGIRQLIIVTEGMPPLDMVHLVRKAEITETLVVGPNCSGIIIPDKLLLGTHPVEFYRPGNVGLLSRSSTLTYEVAAELTQGGLGQSVAVSIGSDFIVGSSFLQWLEILDEDENTDVIVLVGEMGGTSEEEAASYIAESIDTPVIAYVAGLHAPTTKLLGHASLLMTSKVVKNMVDPGTVESKVSAFKNAEVLVAKQPSEIPILVKKVIKKTKK comes from the coding sequence ATGAATTTAACTCCTGATAGTAAAGTCATTATACAGGGTACTACAATATCACCCTCCTTAACTCATGCAGCGGTGCAAATGAAAACATACAAAACTCGTGTTGTCGCCTGTGTCTGTCCGGGTCAGGGAGGACGGGAATTAAGTGAAATTCCGATCTTTGATTTGGTAGAACAAGTAATTACAAATGTGGGTGAAATTGATATTAGTGTAATTTTTGTTCACCCCTATCAAGTTTTAGATGCGGCATTAGAAGCAATGGCGGCAGGAATTCGTCAATTAATTATTGTGACAGAGGGAATGCCCCCTTTGGATATGGTGCATTTAGTTCGGAAGGCGGAAATTACAGAAACTTTAGTGGTGGGCCCCAATTGTTCGGGAATTATTATTCCTGATAAATTGTTATTAGGAACCCATCCGGTTGAATTTTATCGACCCGGAAATGTGGGATTATTAAGTCGCAGTAGTACCCTAACCTATGAAGTGGCGGCGGAGTTAACTCAAGGAGGATTAGGTCAATCAGTTGCTGTTAGTATTGGCAGTGATTTTATTGTGGGATCTTCGTTTCTGCAATGGTTAGAAATTTTGGATGAGGATGAAAATACAGATGTTATTGTTTTAGTGGGAGAAATGGGGGGAACTAGCGAAGAAGAAGCGGCTTCTTATATTGCGGAATCTATTGATACACCCGTTATTGCTTATGTTGCTGGGTTACACGCTCCGACTACTAAACTTTTGGGTCATGCTAGTCTATTAATGACTTCAAAAGTGGTTAAGAATATGGTCGATCCTGGAACGGTTGAAAGTAAAGTTTCTGCTTTTAAAAATGCTGAAGTTCTTGTTGCTAAACAACCCTCAGAAATTCCAATATTAGTTAAAAAAGTGATAAAAAAAACCAAGAAATAA
- a CDS encoding anti-sigma-factor antagonist, whose amino-acid sequence MDAFSEGTFRKLVSIYIEQGPKHIILDLSQIDFVDSSGLGALVQLVKKAKQSDGTLQIVSNPRVTQTVKLVRLEKFLSLRPSVEDAIENIKNP is encoded by the coding sequence ATGGATGCTTTCTCAGAAGGCACTTTTAGGAAGCTGGTCAGTATTTATATAGAACAAGGCCCCAAGCACATTATATTGGATCTCTCTCAGATAGATTTTGTAGACAGTTCTGGATTAGGGGCGCTAGTTCAGCTTGTAAAAAAAGCTAAACAGAGCGACGGAACTTTACAGATTGTTTCCAATCCTCGTGTAACTCAAACTGTTAAATTGGTTCGCTTGGAAAAGTTTCTCTCTTTACGGCCATCTGTAGAAGATGCGATAGAAAACATCAAAAACCCCTAG
- a CDS encoding TPR domain protein translates to MRLSTVTLLTLAALVAQDSCVEASSIPEQSPNPLPNASEAGRSADAVEMIALAPSLAVSMPEMIGSPSFSDAEYSSTELASLSMTNVLDQTWLAKLVKIVQGEAQSKITTPISVAQISPASALNYEFSQTITLLNTLLIVATLIPSVTILFFWLVRRLIVKEIVTQAQKQLNRIDNLEAQLKASKQRYQQLIKELEVQMGTAQESLDFLSREAKLSQSSIEQVETLKSQFVFRLQAMISEVQEIKEQSLKELKEQTLEIPKNIPELPDKKLVSLNGLSKFSEPEKLVISPISMAVKSQPVSELMIADDYLKKAESLIIEGQLDPALKYLEKAIEANANLDQAWYKKAGVLVKLQRYQEALLTYDQCLSLQPQKYEIWYNRGNILVRLQRYAEAIESYNQAIKIKPNDYESWHNRGALLRKFKRFDEALESYNKALEIAPDKYETLHNRGNVLAKLQRYEEAIASYEQAIKLNPNKSELWLNQANALLALQRHEEALKSLEKALSLNPNNFELFKIQGNTLGKLNQNQEALNSYKKAIEIKPDSYETCFECGEILVKLQKYSEAIALYEQAINLKPDSSEAWRSKGLCLEKLEQYPEALASYDAALSCQSDDAQTWRYRGSLLSKLKQYPEAISSLGKAISIQKELRNAKNHLVS, encoded by the coding sequence ATGCGGTTATCGACAGTTACCCTTTTAACCTTAGCAGCCCTTGTTGCTCAGGACTCCTGTGTTGAAGCGAGTTCTATTCCTGAACAATCTCCAAATCCTCTACCCAATGCTTCCGAGGCGGGTCGGTCGGCTGATGCGGTTGAGATGATTGCATTAGCTCCTAGTTTAGCAGTCAGTATGCCGGAAATGATCGGTAGTCCATCTTTTAGCGATGCGGAATATTCCTCAACAGAACTGGCATCATTATCAATGACTAATGTTCTGGATCAAACTTGGTTAGCGAAATTAGTTAAAATTGTTCAGGGTGAAGCCCAAAGCAAAATTACAACCCCCATTTCCGTCGCACAAATTAGCCCAGCTTCTGCATTAAATTATGAATTTAGTCAGACAATTACTTTATTAAATACCTTATTAATTGTCGCCACATTAATCCCCAGTGTAACAATTTTATTCTTTTGGTTAGTGCGTCGTTTGATAGTTAAAGAGATTGTGACTCAAGCGCAAAAGCAGTTGAACCGAATTGATAATTTAGAAGCACAATTAAAAGCCTCTAAACAGCGTTATCAACAGTTAATTAAAGAATTAGAGGTACAAATGGGAACCGCCCAGGAATCTCTTGATTTTTTAAGCCGAGAAGCTAAACTTTCTCAGTCTTCTATTGAACAAGTAGAAACCCTTAAATCTCAATTTGTATTCCGGTTACAAGCCATGATTTCTGAAGTACAAGAGATTAAAGAGCAGTCTTTAAAAGAATTAAAGGAACAAACCTTAGAAATTCCCAAAAATATCCCCGAATTACCCGATAAAAAATTAGTCTCTTTGAATGGGTTATCAAAATTTTCCGAGCCAGAAAAATTAGTAATTTCTCCGATATCCATGGCTGTTAAATCCCAGCCAGTTTCCGAGTTAATGATTGCTGATGATTACTTAAAAAAAGCAGAATCTTTAATTATAGAAGGTCAGTTAGACCCGGCTTTAAAATATTTAGAAAAGGCAATTGAAGCCAATGCTAATTTAGATCAAGCCTGGTATAAAAAAGCGGGCGTTTTAGTTAAATTACAACGGTATCAAGAGGCGTTATTAACTTATGATCAATGTCTGAGTTTACAACCGCAAAAATATGAAATTTGGTATAATCGAGGCAATATTTTAGTGCGGTTACAACGGTATGCAGAAGCAATTGAATCCTATAACCAAGCTATTAAAATTAAACCTAATGATTATGAATCTTGGCACAATCGTGGGGCATTATTGAGAAAATTCAAACGGTTTGATGAAGCATTAGAATCCTATAATAAAGCCTTAGAAATTGCTCCCGATAAATATGAAACTCTGCATAATAGAGGCAATGTTTTAGCAAAATTACAACGGTATGAAGAAGCGATCGCATCCTACGAACAAGCGATCAAACTTAATCCCAATAAATCAGAATTATGGTTAAATCAAGCCAATGCTTTATTAGCTTTACAACGCCATGAAGAAGCATTAAAATCCTTGGAAAAAGCATTGAGTTTAAATCCTAATAATTTTGAATTATTCAAAATTCAAGGAAATACTTTAGGGAAATTAAACCAAAATCAAGAGGCATTAAATTCCTATAAAAAAGCCATAGAAATTAAACCTGATAGTTATGAAACTTGTTTTGAATGTGGAGAAATTTTAGTTAAACTACAAAAATATTCAGAAGCGATCGCCCTTTATGAACAAGCGATTAATTTAAAACCCGATTCATCAGAAGCATGGCGATCTAAAGGGTTATGTTTAGAAAAATTAGAACAATATCCTGAAGCTTTAGCGTCCTATGATGCGGCTCTTTCCTGTCAGTCTGATGATGCGCAAACCTGGCGTTATAGAGGTTCTTTATTGTCTAAGTTAAAACAATATCCTGAAGCAATTTCTTCTTTAGGAAAAGCGATTTCTATTCAAAAAGAATTGAGAAATGCTAAAAATCATCTGGTTAGTTAA
- a CDS encoding PemK-like protein, whose protein sequence is MVEIYRGDVVLCDLNPVMGTEQAGIRPSVILQIDRANAVSPHTIIAPFTTKIRSVILPSHVFVPAGTGGLNQDSVLLCEQIRVIDKSRIIKVLGKLNPENLPEILRALSTILGLTIDRF, encoded by the coding sequence ATGGTAGAGATTTATCGCGGAGATGTTGTTTTGTGCGATCTCAATCCAGTCATGGGTACAGAACAAGCAGGAATAAGACCTAGTGTAATTCTACAAATTGATCGGGCTAATGCTGTTAGTCCTCATACAATTATTGCTCCATTTACAACAAAAATTAGGAGTGTAATCTTACCTTCTCATGTCTTCGTTCCAGCAGGTACAGGAGGATTAAATCAAGATTCGGTGCTTCTCTGTGAACAAATTAGAGTTATTGATAAATCGAGAATTATTAAAGTGCTGGGAAAATTAAATCCAGAAAATTTGCCAGAAATATTAAGAGCTTTGTCTACAATTTTAGGTTTAACTATAGATCGCTTTTAA
- a CDS encoding putative 6-pyruvoyl tetrahydropterin synthase — translation MECVITRRAQFSASHRYWLPELSATENLKRFGPTSRAPGHGHNYVLYVSMVGELNEYGMVLNLSDVKHTLKREVTDHLDFSYLNDVWPEFQQTLPTTEALAQAIWHRLAPHLPLTKIQLFEHPELWAEYQGNSMEAYLTISTHFSAAHRLAHPDLSFEDNFEIYGKCARPNGHGHNYHLEVTVKGEVDPQTGMIVDLEGLQRVINNYVVEPFDHTFLNKDIPYFSKVVPTAENIAVHIQNLLQKPIHNLGAQLHKIKLIESPNNSCEVYCTNTKSESTVSQIQHPVLAQV, via the coding sequence ATGGAATGCGTGATCACCCGTCGGGCGCAATTTTCCGCCAGTCATCGGTATTGGTTGCCCGAATTGAGCGCCACCGAGAACCTGAAGCGGTTTGGCCCCACATCTCGCGCCCCTGGACATGGACATAACTATGTTTTGTATGTGTCCATGGTCGGAGAACTCAATGAATATGGTATGGTCTTAAACCTGTCCGACGTCAAACACACCTTGAAACGGGAAGTCACCGACCATTTAGACTTTTCCTACCTGAATGATGTTTGGCCGGAATTTCAGCAAACCTTACCGACAACGGAAGCTCTGGCCCAGGCGATTTGGCATCGGTTGGCCCCCCATCTTCCCCTGACCAAAATTCAACTATTTGAACATCCCGAACTCTGGGCAGAATATCAAGGAAACAGTATGGAAGCCTATCTGACAATTAGTACACATTTTAGTGCCGCCCATCGGCTGGCTCATCCTGACCTCAGTTTTGAGGACAATTTTGAAATTTATGGCAAATGCGCCCGTCCTAACGGTCATGGTCATAATTACCATTTAGAAGTAACTGTTAAAGGGGAAGTTGATCCTCAGACGGGGATGATTGTAGATTTAGAAGGGTTACAAAGAGTGATTAATAATTATGTTGTGGAACCCTTTGATCATACGTTTTTAAATAAAGATATTCCCTACTTTTCTAAAGTTGTACCAACGGCGGAAAATATTGCGGTTCATATCCAAAATTTATTGCAAAAACCAATTCATAATTTAGGGGCGCAATTACATAAAATCAAACTGATTGAAAGCCCGAATAATTCCTGTGAAGTGTATTGTACAAATACGAAATCTGAGTCTACAGTCTCTCAAATCCAACACCCTGTTTTAGCTCAGGTTTAA
- a CDS encoding DNA/RNA non-specific endonuclease, producing MKLSKVSGSNILRYLGIGFAVFLTLTGCQTLFKPPTASDIHLKLGNPSQAKSDPQNPTNFLIEKPEFVLSYNSTTGTANWVSWQLNSSWVGIVKRQNNFRPDETLPPGWYQVQSNDYRGTGYDRGHLVPSGDRTNNLDQNSTTFLMTNIIPQAPELNRGIWSDLEKECREWIKKGKELYIIAGGEGKRKTIAKGKVTVPKWNWKVIVILDKPNQKITENTQIIAVRMLNSNSLTKTNNWRDYRVSVDEIEQNTGLDFLTNIPKNIQDKLEGKVDYR from the coding sequence ATGAAATTAAGTAAAGTATCAGGATCGAATATTTTACGGTATTTGGGTATCGGGTTTGCTGTTTTCCTGACTTTAACCGGATGTCAAACTCTGTTTAAACCGCCAACAGCATCGGATATTCATTTAAAACTGGGAAACCCAAGTCAAGCGAAATCCGATCCTCAAAATCCTACTAATTTTTTGATAGAAAAACCGGAATTTGTTCTATCTTATAATAGCACAACCGGAACAGCAAATTGGGTGAGTTGGCAACTTAATTCATCTTGGGTAGGAATAGTAAAACGTCAAAATAATTTTAGACCGGATGAGACTTTACCCCCAGGTTGGTATCAAGTTCAGTCCAATGATTATCGGGGTACAGGTTATGATCGAGGTCATTTAGTTCCTTCGGGCGATCGCACTAATAACCTTGACCAGAATAGCACAACTTTTCTGATGACGAATATTATTCCTCAAGCCCCGGAATTAAATCGCGGGATTTGGAGTGATTTAGAAAAAGAATGTCGAGAATGGATCAAAAAAGGCAAGGAATTGTATATAATTGCTGGAGGTGAAGGTAAACGAAAAACCATTGCCAAAGGTAAAGTAACTGTTCCGAAATGGAATTGGAAAGTTATTGTTATTTTAGATAAACCGAATCAAAAGATTACGGAAAATACGCAAATTATTGCGGTGAGAATGCTTAACTCTAATTCCTTGACAAAAACAAATAATTGGCGAGATTATCGAGTTTCCGTCGATGAAATTGAACAAAATACAGGACTAGATTTTTTAACCAATATTCCTAAGAATATTCAAGATAAACTAGAGGGTAAAGTTGATTACCGTTAG
- a CDS encoding ribonuclease III produces MLDQSLSPEQVQRISPASWAYLGDAVYELYIRSFYLMPPKRSHLYHQLVVSQVRAESQARHLRSLEPHLTETELEVLKRGRNAAFGYPKRLDPKTYQQATSLEALFGYLYLTNPQRLDELFNYLELDSKDC; encoded by the coding sequence ATGCTCGATCAAAGCCTATCACCAGAACAAGTTCAACGGATTTCTCCTGCGTCTTGGGCCTATTTAGGAGATGCCGTTTATGAACTCTACATTCGTAGTTTTTATCTGATGCCCCCAAAGCGATCGCATTTGTATCATCAGTTAGTCGTGTCTCAAGTTCGCGCCGAAAGTCAAGCTCGTCACTTGCGATCGCTAGAACCTCACCTTACCGAAACTGAATTAGAAGTTTTAAAGCGGGGTCGAAATGCCGCTTTTGGTTATCCCAAAAGACTCGATCCCAAAACTTACCAGCAAGCCACCAGTTTAGAAGCATTATTCGGGTATTTGTATTTAACGAATCCGCAACGTTTAGATGAATTGTTTAATTATCTTGAGCTTGATTCTAAAGATTGTTGA
- a CDS encoding putative hydrolase encodes MRLNTQIQGQGFPIICLHGHPGSGQCMSVFTNHLSRRYFTLAPDLRGYGNSRTRQGFEMGDHLQDLETLFQEFNIDQCLVLGWSLGGILALELALKFPEKVKGLILIASAAKPRGNHPPISNLDYVYTGLAGIINWVFPCWRWNIETLGKRSLFRYLIQQHNSSAYHYLAKAAIPAFIQTSGFATQALNQALKSGYNRLEYLQKIDCPALVLAGECDRHITAVSSQETAQLLPNSQFYCYPNTAHLFPWEIPQLILTDIDDWIAELSLGDRPYLER; translated from the coding sequence TTGCGGTTAAATACCCAAATTCAAGGTCAAGGATTTCCGATTATTTGTTTACATGGACATCCGGGTTCGGGTCAATGTATGTCTGTTTTTACTAACCATCTTTCCCGACGGTATTTTACCCTCGCACCGGATTTAAGAGGGTATGGAAACAGTCGCACCCGTCAAGGGTTTGAAATGGGGGATCATTTGCAGGATTTAGAAACACTTTTTCAAGAATTTAATATTGATCAATGTTTGGTTTTGGGATGGTCATTAGGGGGAATTTTAGCATTAGAATTAGCCCTAAAATTTCCCGAAAAAGTTAAGGGTTTAATCTTAATTGCTTCGGCGGCAAAACCCAGGGGAAATCATCCTCCAATTTCTAATTTAGATTATGTTTATACGGGTTTAGCTGGAATTATTAATTGGGTATTTCCCTGTTGGCGATGGAATATTGAAACCTTGGGAAAGCGATCGCTATTTCGCTATTTAATTCAACAACATAATTCCAGCGCCTACCACTATTTAGCAAAAGCAGCAATTCCAGCTTTTATTCAAACTTCTGGGTTTGCAACTCAAGCCTTAAATCAAGCCTTAAAATCTGGCTATAATCGCTTAGAATACTTACAAAAGATTGATTGTCCGGCTTTAGTTTTAGCGGGAGAATGCGATCGCCATATTACCGCCGTATCCAGTCAAGAAACAGCGCAATTATTACCCAATTCTCAATTTTATTGTTATCCAAATACCGCCCATTTATTCCCTTGGGAAATTCCTCAACTTATACTTACAGATATTGATGATTGGATCGCTGAATTATCATTAGGCGATCGCCCATACCTGGAGCGCTAA
- a CDS encoding putative tRNA/rRNA methyltransferase, producing MPKFSRSNSPSRSSKKPSIRSKFNSKSGERDNSKPSRFSDDRKPSRFSDDRKPSRFSDDRKPSRFSDDRKPSRFSDDRKPSRFSDDRKPSRFSDDRKPSRFSDDRKPSRFSDDRKPSRFSDDRKPSRFSDDRKPSRFSDDRKPSRFSDDRKPSRFSDDRKSYRFSDEQSDKYREFSKERKESFSTSKPEQITREKPSKFLDKRQPKEDQNYLPYPQRSQRFIEETKPEFADEYIESLDVENELIYGRRTVQAALENERSLSRIWVVSQVKSDPRFYKLLQEAKANGAILDEVTYQRLDQLTQGANHQGVAAQISPYTYKDLSDLIESAQAASAQPVILVADGIHDPHNLGAIIRTAEAIGAQGLIIPQRRAVGITSTVMKVAAGALETFPVARVVNLSRALEDLKAAGFWIYGTLATAQQSLPTVAFNGAIALVVGNEGEGLSHLIEQNCDVLVSIPLSGETASLNVSVATGMALYEIYRQRQFPAPNLS from the coding sequence ATGCCAAAGTTTAGTCGTTCCAATTCTCCATCGAGATCTTCTAAAAAACCATCGATTCGCTCTAAGTTTAATTCTAAATCTGGAGAACGAGATAACAGCAAACCTTCTCGATTTTCAGATGACAGAAAACCTTCTCGATTTTCAGATGACAGAAAACCTTCTCGATTTTCAGATGACAGAAAACCTTCTCGATTCTCAGATGATAGAAAACCTTCTCGATTCTCAGATGATAGAAAACCTTCTCGATTCTCAGATGACAGAAAACCTTCTCGATTCTCAGATGATAGAAAACCTTCTCGATTTTCAGATGATAGAAAACCTTCTCGATTTTCAGATGACAGAAAACCTTCTCGATTCTCAGATGATAGAAAACCTTCTCGATTCTCAGATGATAGAAAACCTTCTCGATTCTCAGATGATAGAAAACCTTCTCGATTTTCAGATGATAGAAAACCTTCTCGATTTTCAGATGACAGAAAATCCTACCGATTTTCTGATGAGCAATCCGACAAATATCGGGAATTTTCTAAAGAAAGAAAAGAATCTTTTTCTACTTCCAAACCTGAACAAATAACAAGAGAAAAACCGAGCAAATTCTTAGATAAACGCCAACCAAAAGAAGACCAAAATTATTTACCCTATCCTCAAAGAAGTCAGCGATTTATCGAAGAAACCAAACCAGAATTTGCCGATGAATATATCGAATCCTTAGATGTTGAAAATGAATTAATTTATGGACGACGTACCGTTCAAGCCGCTTTAGAAAATGAGCGATCGCTAAGTCGAATTTGGGTGGTTTCCCAAGTCAAATCCGATCCCCGATTTTACAAGTTATTGCAAGAAGCAAAAGCCAACGGTGCGATTCTTGATGAAGTCACTTATCAACGCTTAGATCAACTCACCCAAGGCGCTAATCATCAAGGTGTGGCGGCTCAGATTTCTCCATACACTTATAAAGACCTGAGTGATTTAATTGAAAGTGCTCAAGCTGCTAGTGCTCAACCCGTGATTCTTGTTGCCGATGGGATTCATGATCCCCATAATTTAGGTGCTATCATTCGGACAGCAGAAGCCATTGGAGCACAGGGTTTAATCATACCCCAACGTCGGGCTGTGGGTATTACCTCAACGGTGATGAAAGTTGCCGCAGGTGCATTAGAAACTTTCCCCGTCGCCAGAGTGGTTAATCTGAGTCGGGCTTTAGAAGACCTCAAAGCCGCTGGATTTTGGATTTATGGTACTTTAGCCACCGCCCAACAATCCTTACCTACTGTGGCTTTTAATGGTGCGATCGCCCTAGTTGTTGGGAATGAAGGCGAAGGTTTAAGTCATTTAATTGAACAAAACTGTGATGTTTTAGTTTCAATTCCCCTATCAGGAGAAACCGCTAGTTTAAATGTTTCCGTAGCAACGGGAATGGCGCTGTATGAAATTTATCGTCAAAGACAATTTCCCGCACCCAATTTGAGTTAA
- a CDS encoding hypothetical protein (protein of unknown function DUF820), producing MDTIISLPNPLELQIDLTDEQYFQLCQNNRYYKFERSATGELIIMSPTGGETGNRNFNLAVKFGIWNQQTKLGLAFDSSTGFKLPNGADRAPDLSWVKLERWNALNPEQKKKFLPLCPDFVIELRSETDTLKTLRNKMQEYLENGTQLGWLIDPQNQRVEIYHLGKEVEILQSPVNISGEDVLPGFVLDLQEIWNIG from the coding sequence ATGGATACAATAATTTCTTTACCTAATCCCCTAGAATTGCAAATCGACTTAACCGATGAACAGTATTTTCAACTTTGTCAAAATAACCGATATTATAAATTTGAGCGATCAGCAACAGGAGAATTAATTATTATGTCACCAACAGGAGGTGAAACCGGAAATCGGAACTTTAACCTAGCAGTGAAGTTTGGCATCTGGAATCAACAAACAAAACTTGGATTAGCATTTGATTCTTCAACAGGTTTTAAACTCCCCAATGGTGCAGATCGAGCGCCGGATTTGTCTTGGGTGAAATTAGAGAGATGGAATGCCTTAAACCCAGAACAAAAAAAGAAATTTTTGCCTCTTTGTCCAGATTTTGTGATTGAGTTACGTTCAGAAACAGATACTCTCAAAACCCTAAGAAACAAAATGCAAGAGTATTTGGAAAATGGGACTCAACTCGGTTGGTTAATTGATCCTCAAAATCAGCGCGTAGAAATTTATCATTTAGGAAAAGAAGTAGAAATTTTACAATCTCCTGTTAATATATCGGGAGAAGATGTGCTTCCGGGTTTTGTATTAGATTTACAAGAAATTTGGAATATCGGTTAA
- a CDS encoding DnaJ-like protein: MTTLKNYYSTLQVNPAATATEIKQAYRRLAKIFHPDSQTQSADHNQIIQINAAYEILSDPQKRQSHDRELGLGKNPNFDSVKPFVAKAKKQATEADAELTIWINKVYKPINRSINQILKPLKSEVNKLSADPFDDQLMEEFQAYIELCKNCLNQAQNLFRSRKNPSPVAGVAAHIYYTLNHLEDGLNELETFTLNYDYSSLHTGQEMFRMASSSRREAQEEMKKIS; the protein is encoded by the coding sequence ATGACTACGCTCAAAAACTACTACAGTACCTTACAAGTTAACCCCGCAGCGACGGCTACAGAAATTAAACAAGCCTATCGTCGATTAGCAAAAATATTCCACCCTGATAGTCAAACTCAATCGGCTGATCATAACCAAATTATTCAGATTAATGCAGCTTACGAAATATTAAGTGATCCACAAAAACGTCAATCCCATGATCGGGAACTGGGTTTGGGTAAAAATCCCAATTTCGACTCCGTAAAACCCTTTGTTGCCAAAGCCAAAAAACAAGCAACGGAAGCGGATGCGGAACTAACGATTTGGATTAATAAAGTTTATAAACCAATTAATCGTTCTATAAATCAAATTTTAAAACCCTTAAAATCCGAAGTCAATAAACTATCAGCCGATCCCTTTGATGATCAATTAATGGAGGAGTTTCAAGCCTATATTGAACTTTGTAAAAACTGTTTAAATCAAGCTCAAAACCTATTTCGTTCTCGAAAAAATCCCTCACCCGTTGCTGGAGTTGCTGCCCATATTTATTATACCCTGAATCATTTAGAAGATGGACTAAATGAATTAGAAACCTTTACCCTTAATTATGATTATTCGTCTCTACATACGGGACAAGAAATGTTTAGAATGGCATCCAGTTCCCGTCGAGAAGCCCAGGAGGAAATGAAAAAGATTTCCTAA
- the carA gene encoding carbamoyl-phosphate synthase small subunit encodes MSLTSAQPALLVLADGTAYTGWSFGAPGTVIGEVVFNTGMTGYQEVLTDPSYCGQIVTFTYPELGNTGVNPEDEESTHPHVRGAIARNISSRPSNWRSTQSLPDYLKQHHIPGIYGIDTRALTRKIRTVGAMNGAISTEILDPGELRTLVEQAPSMAGLNLVKEVTTKQPYEWLEPTETAWEFSNSATGDQEPRYTVVALDFGVKRNILRRLASYGCRVIVVPANTSPEEILKYNPDGIFLSNGPGDPSAVTEGIAITKELVKAEKPVFGICMGHQILGLSLGAETFKLKFGHRGLNQPAGLAQQQVEITSQNHGFAIDPDTLASDVQITHLNLNDRTVAGLKHKTLPLFSVQYHPEASPGPHDADYLFERFVQAMQQQQEQN; translated from the coding sequence ATGTCCCTGACCTCTGCACAACCAGCTTTACTTGTCCTTGCTGATGGAACCGCCTACACTGGCTGGTCATTCGGCGCTCCAGGAACCGTGATTGGAGAAGTTGTCTTTAATACGGGTATGACCGGATATCAAGAAGTATTGACCGACCCTAGCTATTGCGGACAAATTGTTACCTTTACCTATCCAGAGTTAGGCAATACTGGCGTTAACCCCGAAGATGAAGAATCAACCCATCCCCATGTTCGGGGGGCGATCGCCCGTAATATTTCTAGCCGTCCCAGTAATTGGCGTTCCACTCAGTCCCTACCCGACTATTTAAAACAGCACCATATCCCCGGTATTTATGGCATTGATACCCGCGCCCTAACTCGCAAAATTCGTACCGTTGGGGCGATGAATGGGGCAATTTCCACGGAAATTTTAGATCCGGGTGAACTAAGAACTTTAGTTGAACAAGCCCCTAGTATGGCTGGGTTGAACCTAGTTAAAGAAGTCACCACCAAGCAACCCTATGAATGGTTGGAACCCACAGAAACCGCTTGGGAGTTTAGTAATTCTGCCACCGGAGATCAAGAACCCCGCTATACCGTTGTCGCCTTAGACTTTGGGGTGAAACGCAATATTTTGCGACGGTTAGCTAGTTATGGCTGTCGGGTGATTGTGGTTCCAGCTAATACCTCCCCAGAGGAGATTCTTAAATATAATCCCGATGGAATTTTCCTCTCTAATGGCCCTGGTGATCCCTCGGCCGTTACCGAAGGCATTGCCATCACAAAAGAATTAGTTAAGGCGGAAAAACCCGTATTTGGGATTTGTATGGGCCATCAAATTTTAGGCTTATCCCTAGGGGCTGAAACCTTTAAGCTCAAATTTGGTCATCGCGGCTTAAATCAACCCGCAGGTCTGGCACAGCAGCAAGTGGAAATTACCAGTCAAAATCATGGGTTTGCGATTGATCCAGATACGTTGGCTTCAGATGTCCAAATTACTCACCTGAATCTGAATGATCGCACCGTGGCGGGCTTGAAACACAAAACTTTACCTCTATTTTCGGTTCAATATCACCCCGAAGCCAGTCCTGGCCCACATGATGCTGATTATCTGTTTGAGCGCTTTGTTCAAGCGATGCAGCAACAGCAAGAACAGAACTAA